TCAACGTCCTCTTCGGCAGGTACGAGCGCATAACTGAAGAGGTCAAGAACTACATCAAGGGCCTCTACGGGAGGCCGCCAGCAGAGGTAAACCCGGAGCTAAGGAAGCGCGTCCTTGGTGATGACGAGCCGATAACAGTTAGGCCCGGTGAGCTCCTTGAACCCATGCTGGAGACGTGCAGGGAAGAGCTTGAGAAACTCGGCTACCTTGAGAAGGAGGAGGACGTTCTGACCTACTGCCTCTTCCCGCAGATTGCTAAGGAGTTCTTTGAGAGGAGAAAAAGAGGAATAAAGACTCCCTCAATGTCGCCCAGCGCTCAGACGTTCAAGCTCTACGTAAACGGCGTCGAGTTCGAGGTGGGGGTTGAGGGAGTTGACCTAAGCGCGCTGAAGTACCTGCCCCAGATAGCGAGTTCGGCTCAGGCTCCCACAACGGCCCCATCCACTGGCACGGCGCTGGTTTCTGTTCCGAGTGTTCCGACTGCAGCTCCAACTCCAGCACCGGCCCCGGTTGCTCCTGTGGTGCCAGCGGCACCGACTCCAGCCCCAGCCGGGGAGGGTGTTGTGACAGCCCCAATGCCGGGCAAAATCCTGAGAATACTCGTTAAGGAAGGCGATAGTGTTAAAACGGGACAGGGATTACTCGTCTTAGAAGCAATGAAGATGGAGAACGAGATTCCAGCGCCGAAAGATGGCGTGGTCAAGAAGATTCTCGTGAAGGAAGGCGACACCGTCGACACCGGACAGGCACTAATGGAGCTGGGCTGAAAACGAACCTTATACCACCTTCTTTCTTTTAACTATGCACCCAAAAAGATGCTTTTCGCCGGAGGACGGCGGAGTTTCCAACCTTTAGTTTAAAAACGAAAAAGCTTCGGCCTATCGCCGAAAGGCATTTAAATATCTAAAGTGTACGTTAGTGTGCAGAACCTAAATGGAGGTGCAAAAATGAACTCCTCGGTAGTTATTTTGCTAGCGGCTGTCATTTATTTAGGTATGTACTTTACTTACGGCAAGGGCCTTCAGAACAAGGTCGTTAAGGCCGACCCCAACAGACCAACACCTGCCCACAGGCTCTACGACGGAGTCGACTACGTTCCGGCACACCCGCTCGTCCTCTACGGCCACAACTTCGCATCAATAGCAGGCGCGGGCCCGATAACCGGCCCTGCAATCGCAATGGCATGGGGATGGCTTCCGGGACTCATATGGGTCTGGTTCGGAAACGTCTTCATTGGTGCCGTCCATGACTATCTAGCGCTGATGTCATCGGTTCGCTACGATGGTAAGTCTGTCCAGTGGATTGCAGGAAAGCTAATGAGCAGGAGGACTGGTGTAGCCTTCGAGCTTTACGTATGGTTTACTCTCCTGCTGGTTGTGGCCGCTTTCGTTGCGGTCACGGCAAAGCTGCTGACAACCACTCCAGAAGCGGCAACGGCAACGCTGCTCTTCCTCGTGGTGGCCGTTATACTCGGCTGGCTACTCTACAAGATGAAGATGGAGTTCAAACTTGCGACCCTGGTAGGCCTCATCCTTCTGGCGATAGCAGTTTGGCTTGGCCTCAAGTATCCGCTGGTCTTTGTTAATGGACAGACCGACGCAACTTCCGCCGCTTACACCACCGCGTATCACTACTGGAACATAATCCTCATGGTGTATATCATCATAGCGGCCTCCCTTCCGGTCTGGGTACTCCTCCAGCCCAGGGACTACCTGAACGCCTACATCCTCTGGTTCGGTCTTCTCTTCGGAGGCATCGCCCTCACACTCCTAGCCAAGAACTTTACGGCACCCGCATACACCACTTGGAGCGCCCACGTCGTCACGGGGGTAACCAGCGAGGGGTCGAAAGCGGTAGCATCACCGTTCTGGCCTACGATACCGCTCATAATAGCATGCGGTTCCCTGAGCGGCTTCCACTCCCTGGTCGGTTCCGGAACAACTTCAAAACAGCTCGACAACGAGATCCACGGCCTCCTCGTGGGCTACGGCGGAATGTTCACAGAGGGCTTCCTCGCGACCGTAGTCATAACCTCCATAGCCGTCTACGGCGTCCAGCTCACCGGTCTCCAGCCAGACCAGTGGGGACTCCATTACATTGAGAAGGGCGGCCTTGGAGCCTTCATTGGAAGCTACGCTAAGGCTGTCAGCGAGTTTTACGGCGTAAGTGAGACCTTCGGAAAGACCTTCGCGACCCTCTGGGTCTCAGCCTTCACCCTGACCTCCCTCGACACCGCAACGAGGCTCGGAAGGTTTGCCTGGCAGGAGCTCTTCGGAATGGTCGCAGACACGAGCAAGGGGGCCGTGAAGTTTATAACCAACAAGTGGGTCGCCTCGATAATAATCGCCGGTCTCGGAACCTACCTCGCATGGGGGGCCAGCTACAAGGTCATCTGGCCTGCCTTCAGCGCCATGAACCAGATGCTTGCCAGCATAGCCCTTATGACAGGGGCTCTTTGGGTCGCCAAGGTACAGAGGGCAGGCTCATGGAGCTGGGCCGTCCTCATACCGGCGATCTTCCTCTGGATTACAGTGACCGCCGCAATGATATGGTACATCATCTACGTCCCGATGGTCGGGAGGTACCTAATAGCGGTCAAGGGTGCCCTAGTGGTAAGCCTGCTCCTGAACTTCCTCCTGGCATGGGACTTCTGGGTCGCGTGGAAGAGGCCCGAAGAGGAGTACGCCGCGAGCGCGGCCTGATTTTAATTTCTCTTTTTTAATCGGTTCTGAAATTTCTGGAGGGTGTAGGATGCCCAGGAGAATCTTAGAGAGCATCCAGGACTTCCTGAAGGGCATTGAACAGTCGTTTCGGGAGCAGTCAACCGAGTACGTAGAATTCGAGCTGAGGGAGCTTGAGAACGTCTTCGCGCTCCTCCTAATGGGGTCCTTCGTCGGGCTTCCGAGCCCGCCGACAACCCTCACCATGAGGTTGCTTCCCCATATGGCGAGGGAGCTGTACGTGATGCAGAGGAGAGCTGAGGATATGGACGACATCCTCGGAGAGCTCGCGGGGCTCTTCGACATAACGTGAGGTGGTGGATATGAGGGAATACCTTCTGCCCAAGAAGGACTACCGCGTCCTGTTCGTCATAGGGAAAGGCGGCGTGGGAAAGACCACGACTTCCGCTTCCATAGCCGTTGCGCTGGCTGAAAAGAGGTACAAAACGCTCATCGTCTCACTTGATCCGGCTCACAACCTCGGCGACGTCTTCATGACTAAGCTGGGTGACAGGCCGAAGAAGCTTGCCGAGAACCTCTACGCGAGTGAGCTCGACATGGAGAAGCTCATCAAGGGCTACCTTGAACACCTGGAGAAAAACCTAAAGCACACCTACCGCTATCTGACCGTCATAAACCTCGATAAGTACTTCGAGGTTCTGAGGTACTCACCGGGGATAGAGGAGTACGCCACGCTTGAAGCCATAAGGGACATCCTAATGAAAGGGGACGAGTGGGATGTGATAGTCTTCGACACCCCGCCCACCGGCCTCACACTCCGCGTTCTGGCGCTCCCCAAGATATCCCTTATCTGGGCGGACAAACTCATAGACGTCAGGAGGAAAATATTGGAGAAGCGCGCCGCCATAGCCAACATCCAGGGGCCGTTAAAGTTCAAGGCGGGTGAGGAAGAGGCTGAGCTGCCCACGGAGGAGAGCAGGGATGAGGTAATGAACGAGCTCAAAAAATACCGCTCAGAGGTCCAGTTCGTCGATGGCGTTATAACTGACCCCGAGAAGACGAGCGTCGTTGCGGTGATGAACCCCGAGGCACTGCCCCTGTACGAGACCATCAGGGCAAGGGATACACTGAAGAAATTCAGGGTTCCGTTCAGGCTCATCGTTGTGAACAAGGTTATCAACGTGTCCGGAGAAATCCCCGAGCTGAAGGTGAAGCTCGATGCCCAGAAGAAGGTGCTGGAGCAGATAAAGGGAGAGTTCCGTGGGGTAGAAGTACTCAAAATCCCCATGTTCGCGGAGGAGCCCCGGGGCATGGAGTGGCTTAAGAGGCTTGGGGGAATGATAGTTGGGGATTGAGGAAGAGGCAATCAAACGGCTGAGGAACGTAAAAGATCCTGTAACGGAGGAGAACATAGTGGATCTGGGTATGGTCGTCTCGATCGTTGAGGATGAGGATGGAGTAAGACTTTACCTCGACCTCTCCAGGGGGACCCACGGGCCTTTTATGGATGCACTCACCTGGCCTGTCCGGGCCAAGATAGTGAGGGACGCGGTTGCAGTTCTCTCGGATTTGGGAAAGGTTGAAATACTTGACGCGAAGAGCTTCCAGAGGTACTATCCGGAGGATGATTGAGATGGACAATCAGTTGCTGATGGCAATTATAATCTTCTTGGCTGGAATCGCAACGCTTCAGTACTTCAGGGGCAGGAAGCTCAACCTCCTCCTGATGCAGCACTACATAAGGTCAGTAAAGGACGTGGTAAAGCCGGAGGACGAGATTTACACCTGGCTTGGCGGTTACATCGGATTCAGAGCGGAGTACAAGATAAACCGCGACAACCTGAGAAAGCTCGAGTACACACTCACTCTCCTCCCGAGGCATAGCCTCCTCTACTTTCCGATATCACTGCTCACCAGCAGGCACGACAAGCTCTACTTTGTTTTCAAGCCATTTGCCCAGATAAAGAGGGAAGCCCATCTCATCCAGAAGGGTTACTATCGGCTCAAGCCCGACATCGAGAACGCCGACCTCCTGCAGAGGGAGGAGATAGAGATATCCGGGAAGAAATACGAGGCCCTCTTTGAGAAGAGGAGGGACATGGAAAAGCTCAAATCGCTCATTGAAAGCATGTCAACGCCCCGAAATATCAAGCACGTGGCACTGACCCCAAAGACCAACGTCCTCTACATCCAGATGAAGCCAGAGCCCGAGACCATTGAGGAAGATGTCAGGAAGATGGTGGAGTTCATCAACAGGGAGATAAAGGAGAGCCCGTTTTCTCAATGACTCATCTCCCCCTTTCCATTGAGAAAACGTTAAATCCTCTTCTCATTTATTCTATGGCCAGGGGATTGTCGTGGAGGTCTACAAGGCCAAGTTTGGAACCCCTGAAAGGGGTTGGGTTGTGCTCGTCCACGGTCTTGGGGAGCACAGCGGAAGATATGGAAAGCTGATAGGGATGCTGAACGAAGCCGGCTTCGCTGTCTACACTTTTGACTGGCCCGGACACGGGAAAAGCCCGGGCAAGAGGGGGCACACGAGCGTCGAGGAGGCTATGGAAATAATCGATTCCATAATTGCAGAATTAGGTGAAAACCCCTTTCTCTTCGGCCACAGCCTCGGCGGTTTGACGGTTGTAAGGTACGCCGAGACGAGGCCCGACAAAATCAGGGGTGTAGTAGCTTCTTCGCCCGCCCTCGCCAAGAGCCCTGAAACGCCGGGCTTCATGGTGGCTCTGGCGAAGTTCCTCGGGAGGGTTGCTCCAGGCCTGACGCTCTCTAACGGCATAAAGCCCGAACTCCTCTCAAGGAACCCAGAGGCCGTTAAGGCCTACGTGGAAGACCCGCTTGTCCACGACAGAATCTCGTCGAAGCTTGGGAGGAGTATCTTCGAGAACATGGAGAAGGCCCACAGAGAGGCAGAGAGAATAAAAGTCCCGGTTCTGCTCCTCGTTGGGACTGGGGATGTTATCACTCCCCCAGAAGGCTCAAGGAGGCTCTTCGAGGAGCTCAAGGTAGAAGACAAAGAGCTAAAGGAGTTCCCAGGAGCTTACCACGAGATATTTGAGGACCCCGAGTGGGGGAAGGCCTTACATAAGAAAATAATTGAGTGGTTGCTGGAGCACTCTGGAGCTTAGATGTTCTCCCTTCTATCTATTATGTGCTCCAGCTCTGGTCCGGTCTTTATTAATGCAACTGGAACTCCTGTCCTTTCTTCTATTTCTTCCACGAACTCCTTTGCCTTCTTTGGGAGCTTATCGTAGTCAGTGACGCCGAAAGCCCCTTTGTCGTACTTGTCGAGCATTGTCAAAGCGAGCATAGTAGCGCCGTTGATTCTGGCAGAATAGCGGGCAAACTCGAAGTCAAACCAACCAACGCGGCGCCTCCTTCCGGTCACTGTACCATACTCAATGAGACCCATCCTTTCAGCCTCTTCTTCGCTCATCTCCGTCGGGAACGGGCCAGCTCCAACCCTAGTCGGAAAGCTCTTGAAGACGACGATAACATCGTCCACCCTCGTAGGCCCGATTCCAACGTCGCTCGCGATGGCTGAGGCCGTTGTGTCCTTTGATGTCACGTAGGGGTAGGTCCCGTAGTAGAGGCTCAGCCCGAAGCCCTGGGTTCCCTCAACGAGAACGAGCTTACCCTCATCCAGGGCGTCGTTGACCTCAGCGGCAACGTCTGTAAGGTAGGGTTCAAGCTCCGGGATGTCTTTGGCAAGTTTTGCCCTTCTCATTACCCTGTCCGCGTTCGCCGGCCCGCAACCGCTGCCGGTCGTTCCTATCTTTTCGTGGAGGTGGCCGTTCGTCCTGTCAAGCTGTTTGTGCTTCTCCTCGATTATCGCACAGCGGTAGTCAATGCCGACCCTCTCGGCAACTTTGAACTCCTGCAGATGCTCAAGTTCGTGGAAAAACACTTCGGGGTCGACTAGAACGCCGGCACCAACTAAAAGCCGCGCCTTCGTCTGCATGAAGCCCGTTGGAAGCTGCCTCACCGCGTACTTCCTGCCGTCTATAAAAACGCTGTGCCCTGCGTTCGTTCCGACGCCGCCGCGCGCTATAACGTCCGGTTTGTCCTTCAGGGCAAGGTACGCTATGACTGAGCCCTTGCCCTCGTCTCCCCATTGACCGCCAACAACAATGTAGCTCGGCATGGCTCCTTACCCATGTTTAAGTCAAGAGGGGGCTTATAACGGTTTCGAATTAAACAAAAATCTGTCAATAAGACTCCCACAGACCGGCAAAAGGTTAAAACCCGTGACAAAAACCAAAGGTGGAGGGGGAACATGAGGAACAAGCTGGTGGTTGTCACGGGCGGTGCGGGCTTCATAGGCTCCCATATAGCCTGGGAGCTGGTCAGGGACAACGATGTAATCATAATCGACAGCCTCTACACCGGAAAGGAGGAGAACGTCCCGCCCGGGGCGAAGCTGGTAAAGGCGGACATAAGGGACTACGAGGCGATAGCCGAGCTGATAAGCAACGCGGACTACGTCTTCCACGAGGCTGCACAGGTAAGCGTCGTCGAGAGCGTTCGCGATCCGATCTTTACCGAGGAGGTCAATGTCGTAGGGACGCTCAACATCCTCAAAGCCCTTCTTGAGGGCCACGGGAAGCTGATAT
The sequence above is drawn from the Thermococcus pacificus genome and encodes:
- a CDS encoding carbon starvation CstA family protein, with product MNSSVVILLAAVIYLGMYFTYGKGLQNKVVKADPNRPTPAHRLYDGVDYVPAHPLVLYGHNFASIAGAGPITGPAIAMAWGWLPGLIWVWFGNVFIGAVHDYLALMSSVRYDGKSVQWIAGKLMSRRTGVAFELYVWFTLLLVVAAFVAVTAKLLTTTPEAATATLLFLVVAVILGWLLYKMKMEFKLATLVGLILLAIAVWLGLKYPLVFVNGQTDATSAAYTTAYHYWNIILMVYIIIAASLPVWVLLQPRDYLNAYILWFGLLFGGIALTLLAKNFTAPAYTTWSAHVVTGVTSEGSKAVASPFWPTIPLIIACGSLSGFHSLVGSGTTSKQLDNEIHGLLVGYGGMFTEGFLATVVITSIAVYGVQLTGLQPDQWGLHYIEKGGLGAFIGSYAKAVSEFYGVSETFGKTFATLWVSAFTLTSLDTATRLGRFAWQELFGMVADTSKGAVKFITNKWVASIIIAGLGTYLAWGASYKVIWPAFSAMNQMLASIALMTGALWVAKVQRAGSWSWAVLIPAIFLWITVTAAMIWYIIYVPMVGRYLIAVKGALVVSLLLNFLLAWDFWVAWKRPEEEYAASAA
- a CDS encoding ArsA family ATPase, yielding MREYLLPKKDYRVLFVIGKGGVGKTTTSASIAVALAEKRYKTLIVSLDPAHNLGDVFMTKLGDRPKKLAENLYASELDMEKLIKGYLEHLEKNLKHTYRYLTVINLDKYFEVLRYSPGIEEYATLEAIRDILMKGDEWDVIVFDTPPTGLTLRVLALPKISLIWADKLIDVRRKILEKRAAIANIQGPLKFKAGEEEAELPTEESRDEVMNELKKYRSEVQFVDGVITDPEKTSVVAVMNPEALPLYETIRARDTLKKFRVPFRLIVVNKVINVSGEIPELKVKLDAQKKVLEQIKGEFRGVEVLKIPMFAEEPRGMEWLKRLGGMIVGD
- a CDS encoding iron-sulfur cluster assembly protein, coding for MGIEEEAIKRLRNVKDPVTEENIVDLGMVVSIVEDEDGVRLYLDLSRGTHGPFMDALTWPVRAKIVRDAVAVLSDLGKVEILDAKSFQRYYPEDD
- a CDS encoding alpha/beta hydrolase, yielding MEVYKAKFGTPERGWVVLVHGLGEHSGRYGKLIGMLNEAGFAVYTFDWPGHGKSPGKRGHTSVEEAMEIIDSIIAELGENPFLFGHSLGGLTVVRYAETRPDKIRGVVASSPALAKSPETPGFMVALAKFLGRVAPGLTLSNGIKPELLSRNPEAVKAYVEDPLVHDRISSKLGRSIFENMEKAHREAERIKVPVLLLVGTGDVITPPEGSRRLFEELKVEDKELKEFPGAYHEIFEDPEWGKALHKKIIEWLLEHSGA
- a CDS encoding adenylosuccinate synthetase; this encodes MPSYIVVGGQWGDEGKGSVIAYLALKDKPDVIARGGVGTNAGHSVFIDGRKYAVRQLPTGFMQTKARLLVGAGVLVDPEVFFHELEHLQEFKVAERVGIDYRCAIIEEKHKQLDRTNGHLHEKIGTTGSGCGPANADRVMRRAKLAKDIPELEPYLTDVAAEVNDALDEGKLVLVEGTQGFGLSLYYGTYPYVTSKDTTASAIASDVGIGPTRVDDVIVVFKSFPTRVGAGPFPTEMSEEEAERMGLIEYGTVTGRRRRVGWFDFEFARYSARINGATMLALTMLDKYDKGAFGVTDYDKLPKKAKEFVEEIEERTGVPVALIKTGPELEHIIDRRENI